One segment of Trichlorobacter ammonificans DNA contains the following:
- a CDS encoding carboxypeptidase-like regulatory domain-containing protein, translating to MKLLGRLLKKASVLVLGLALFGCGDNDSGGSTTTSLAGEATFPAVVAGPAKVAQATKAAANLTLEIRDLNGILVGAPLPLTLKSGTTDTYTYPAASVSRDKDYILTAVRGSQVLRALLDRASLTGATVSKNLDRVSTTAVILAEQKLSLPIGTFGSGALPAGSDPTTLSSSLAGALKPATLEKDLSDALSASAPGAAGVSALQTQLASLLNAVNEVLKKNVDPAEYLKGNSTTTITYTTYTVHNGTVQGTQTTSTSITTLLGNVASSYTGPSTGGSTGTSYTISGKVTTAGGIGVSGVTVSTSGAATATATTAADGSYTLAGVQNGSYTLSASKSSQTFGPSSLTVVVNNANATGQDFIALVEMTAVLRGDQFFTFATGVIPGGVPSEIMYDDVEGGLILPHAVALSTTQGYADIVRAPYGIYRDSNEPGPPTFPATAGTVYVFRSKDMLGMEPPTYYKLEIVGATKRPNVGSTDYGTVTFRYAQILPPDTLDVFGEWAFPDGAHLSVLLSGFMDYTPVGGGTMYVLNPLSYTGRTTLGGRFITWSPATLSGTVAVTISLTADGKLNATLTGDAPLGTVTLSGGTKQP from the coding sequence ATGAAACTATTAGGAAGGCTTTTGAAAAAAGCGTCGGTGCTTGTTCTCGGCTTGGCGCTGTTCGGCTGCGGTGATAACGACAGCGGCGGCAGCACAACGACAAGTCTGGCAGGTGAAGCGACCTTTCCTGCCGTTGTTGCAGGCCCCGCAAAAGTGGCGCAAGCAACAAAAGCCGCCGCAAATCTCACCCTTGAGATACGGGACCTGAACGGCATTCTCGTTGGGGCTCCGCTGCCCTTGACCCTCAAAAGCGGCACAACGGACACCTACACCTATCCAGCTGCTAGCGTGAGTCGCGACAAGGACTACATCCTTACGGCGGTTCGCGGTTCACAGGTGCTGCGTGCACTACTCGACAGGGCGTCGCTGACCGGTGCAACGGTATCGAAAAACCTGGACAGAGTCTCCACGACTGCAGTCATTCTTGCTGAGCAGAAGCTTTCTCTCCCCATTGGAACCTTCGGGAGCGGTGCACTCCCGGCAGGAAGCGATCCGACAACGCTTTCCTCGTCGTTGGCCGGTGCGCTTAAACCGGCTACTCTGGAAAAGGACCTTTCCGACGCCCTGAGTGCGAGTGCCCCCGGAGCTGCCGGCGTTTCTGCGCTGCAGACACAGCTTGCCTCGTTACTCAATGCCGTTAACGAGGTGCTGAAAAAGAATGTCGATCCCGCCGAGTATCTGAAGGGGAACAGCACGACGACCATCACCTATACAACCTATACCGTTCACAACGGCACGGTTCAAGGGACCCAAACCACGAGCACGAGTATCACGACGTTGCTTGGCAATGTCGCAAGCAGCTATACCGGACCTTCCACGGGGGGAAGTACCGGCACGAGCTATACCATCAGTGGTAAAGTGACGACCGCTGGAGGCATCGGAGTTAGCGGCGTGACGGTATCGACTTCGGGAGCCGCTACGGCAACGGCTACAACAGCCGCCGACGGCAGCTACACCCTGGCCGGGGTGCAGAACGGCAGCTACACCCTGAGCGCGTCGAAGAGTAGCCAGACCTTCGGCCCGTCCTCCCTGACGGTGGTGGTGAACAATGCGAACGCCACGGGACAGGATTTCATCGCCCTTGTTGAGATGACCGCAGTCCTGCGGGGGGACCAGTTCTTTACCTTTGCCACCGGCGTCATCCCAGGCGGCGTGCCGAGCGAGATCATGTACGACGACGTGGAGGGAGGCCTGATCCTGCCCCACGCGGTAGCACTGTCCACCACCCAGGGCTATGCCGACATCGTCCGGGCGCCCTACGGCATCTATCGGGACAGCAACGAACCCGGCCCTCCCACCTTCCCGGCGACAGCGGGAACCGTCTACGTCTTTCGTTCCAAGGATATGTTGGGGATGGAGCCGCCGACCTACTACAAACTGGAGATCGTGGGCGCCACGAAACGCCCCAATGTTGGCAGTACGGACTACGGCACGGTGACCTTCCGCTATGCGCAGATCCTGCCGCCCGACACCCTGGACGTTTTCGGCGAGTGGGCATTCCCCGATGGCGCCCATCTGTCGGTCCTGCTCAGTGGATTTATGGATTATACCCCGGTGGGGGGAGGCACCATGTATGTATTGAATCCCCTCAGCTATACGGGACGCACGACCCTGGGAGGGCGGTTCATCACCTGGTCGCCCGCCACGCTGTCCGGCACCGTGGCCGTTACCATCTCCCTGACGGCGGACGGCAAGCTGAATGCCACACTGACCGGCGACGCTCCCCTGGGGACGGTGACGCTGAGCGGCGGCACGAAGCAGCCGTAG
- a CDS encoding LuxR family transcriptional regulator, with product MCFQASLPFIAFVVWLLAVPMEGFLVTPLGVQHPLLFFLIPQIITLWCIGSVRSRTFMAPLSVAGGGITIGATVLLPHVPGTASLLLGLAGVGSAFLCVRACCYLKRSPSLVTTAALGLAGANVLLFLFTVVPLADSVKFLLAAALLLIPLVADFEIRTDDGNENLPLFLPFVFVFQLVSGLMYGALYGHYARVALFPGIELIFYILAVGSGLAVLRRRHEGLLAIAIVTAMFAFSLYLIPGTVPVNAALFAMQTAAGFLDLYLLALLLSQRDTVRAFGRGLAVACSGIVLGKIIALAVRDVPPLVVAASNLVLTVSILLLYRQMRGEQNLAGQPSAADTETKTLDEAKIAQPEPLARLTLPPGLNKRFSDQEKSVLACIVQGMTFKEAARCLTISESSVKTYMKRIYEKTSVAGKEELLAKLGGGWGETDCERELLHDRSAP from the coding sequence ATGTGCTTTCAAGCATCGCTCCCCTTCATCGCCTTTGTCGTATGGCTGCTGGCCGTTCCCATGGAAGGGTTTCTGGTGACCCCCCTGGGCGTGCAGCACCCACTGCTGTTTTTCCTCATTCCCCAAATAATAACGCTGTGGTGTATCGGTTCCGTCCGTTCCCGCACGTTCATGGCCCCCTTGAGCGTTGCCGGAGGGGGCATCACCATCGGCGCGACGGTGCTGTTGCCCCATGTTCCCGGTACTGCCTCCTTGCTTCTCGGCCTTGCGGGAGTTGGCTCCGCCTTCCTCTGCGTACGGGCCTGCTGCTACCTGAAGCGCTCACCCTCGCTAGTAACCACGGCGGCGCTGGGGCTCGCAGGGGCCAACGTGCTCCTGTTTCTTTTTACCGTGGTTCCCCTGGCCGACAGTGTCAAATTCCTCCTGGCAGCCGCCCTGTTGCTGATTCCCCTGGTTGCAGATTTCGAAATACGCACGGATGACGGCAACGAAAATCTTCCGCTATTTCTCCCCTTTGTCTTTGTCTTCCAGCTCGTTAGCGGACTTATGTACGGCGCCCTGTACGGCCACTACGCCCGCGTCGCCCTTTTTCCCGGCATTGAGCTCATTTTCTACATACTGGCCGTGGGGAGCGGGCTGGCGGTGCTCCGGCGACGGCACGAAGGGCTATTAGCCATCGCCATCGTCACAGCCATGTTTGCCTTTTCACTCTACCTCATTCCCGGTACCGTACCGGTCAATGCCGCGCTCTTCGCCATGCAGACGGCGGCCGGTTTCCTTGACCTGTATCTCCTCGCCCTGCTTCTCTCGCAACGAGACACGGTCCGCGCCTTCGGTCGCGGCCTTGCCGTGGCCTGCTCCGGTATCGTTCTGGGAAAGATAATTGCGCTTGCCGTCAGGGATGTGCCACCACTGGTCGTAGCCGCCTCGAATCTCGTACTCACCGTTTCAATCCTGCTCCTCTATCGTCAGATGCGGGGAGAACAAAACCTCGCCGGCCAGCCGTCTGCCGCCGACACGGAGACGAAGACGCTGGACGAAGCCAAGATAGCACAGCCAGAGCCGCTAGCCCGTCTCACGCTGCCGCCGGGGCTGAACAAGCGTTTTTCCGACCAGGAAAAATCGGTGCTCGCCTGCATTGTGCAAGGGATGACCTTCAAGGAAGCCGCCCGCTGCCTTACCATCTCCGAATCTTCGGTCAAGACCTACATGAAGAGAATTTACGAAAAAACGAGTGTTGCCGGAAAGGAAGAGCTACTGGCGAAGCTCGGGGGAGGATGGGGAGAGACCGATTGCGAACGAGAGTTACTACACGACCGTTCCGCCCCCTGA
- a CDS encoding DNA internalization-related competence protein ComEC/Rec2, protein MSGVPGREKWHPLALPLAGVAAGSGWGYAVGTAPPLWTLVTAALLLVLASRTNGRGCWHAVLLLFWCLWGSVLTGQRLAEAERADLRSFCDKGALVIEGTVTGRPEPQPRGERINIAVEAIIDGGLRTTTAGRLLLSVGEGRTTHARGDRVRFRAEPRVPRKLGLPGEFDYPRFLALRGISATASVRGADDLVLMRSAGPAPLRRQVDEQARRCRETIRTVLPDPAVGGVMAALVTGGQQEIPSQLTAAYARAGVSHILSISGFHLGVLSFVLVQGLTLLLLRWEWLALRLLPRHAALLCSLPVIVWYLFFTGAAPATVRSALMLLAVALALWAEREQDLLAALLAAAFLMLLVEPPLLFDVSFQLSFLALWGIIVLTPLVMAPFEQHVHRGAVRTVVQLLAASTAASLATAVPALMTFHQASFSGILANLLIVPILGYGATLLGAAAIPLLLWAPSLATPLLLAGGWLVRLANGIVEWAAALPVARSFNVGIVDLALVIVVLTTLSVATSRRVRVAVPVAALVAALLLHLWPDPPPDGWLRLTFLSVGQAESTLVQLPDGRTLLIDGGGYLHDTGRDFGERYLVPALHALDIRKIDYLVLSHPHPDHLGGLPAVAEQFGVGEFWQGPWEGSGADYHRLRTALARIRVPVRTLSAGDRPLVDDGLEVTVHSPSGTGLALEENGEGGNEDSLVLRLAFRDFSALFTGDAGLPVEREMAARNQPSPVTLLKVGHHGSRSASGEPFLQRISPEIAVISVGRGNRFGLPAPAVTGRLLRHGVQLYRTDRDGTVRVESDGSGYRVVTGVTGR, encoded by the coding sequence GTGAGCGGAGTTCCTGGTCGGGAGAAATGGCATCCTCTGGCGCTCCCGCTGGCGGGAGTCGCGGCTGGCAGTGGCTGGGGGTATGCCGTTGGGACGGCGCCACCCCTCTGGACATTGGTGACCGCCGCCCTGCTGCTGGTGCTGGCAAGCCGCACCAACGGACGGGGCTGCTGGCATGCCGTCCTGCTGCTCTTCTGGTGTCTGTGGGGAAGTGTCCTGACCGGCCAGCGGCTGGCGGAAGCAGAGCGGGCCGACCTGCGCTCCTTCTGCGACAAGGGGGCGCTTGTCATCGAGGGAACGGTGACCGGGAGGCCTGAACCGCAGCCACGGGGAGAACGGATCAACATCGCGGTGGAGGCGATCATTGACGGCGGGCTGCGCACCACCACCGCCGGGAGGCTACTGCTGAGCGTGGGGGAGGGGCGAACGACCCACGCCCGGGGAGATCGGGTCCGTTTCAGGGCCGAGCCGCGGGTGCCCCGAAAGCTGGGGCTGCCGGGAGAATTCGACTATCCCCGCTTTCTCGCCCTGAGGGGGATCAGTGCTACGGCCTCCGTCAGAGGGGCCGATGATCTCGTGCTGATGCGCTCCGCCGGTCCGGCGCCGCTGCGCCGTCAGGTGGATGAGCAGGCCCGCCGCTGCCGTGAAACGATCCGGACCGTGCTGCCGGACCCGGCAGTGGGCGGCGTCATGGCTGCCCTGGTCACCGGCGGCCAGCAGGAGATACCGTCGCAGCTTACTGCCGCCTACGCCCGGGCCGGCGTCTCCCATATCCTGTCCATCTCCGGTTTTCACCTGGGCGTGCTCTCCTTCGTGCTGGTACAGGGGCTCACCCTGCTGCTGCTGCGCTGGGAGTGGCTTGCCCTGCGCCTGCTTCCCCGCCACGCCGCGTTGCTCTGCTCCCTGCCGGTGATCGTCTGGTACCTCTTCTTTACCGGCGCCGCTCCGGCCACGGTGCGGTCGGCGCTGATGCTGCTGGCCGTGGCCCTGGCGCTCTGGGCCGAGCGGGAACAGGACCTGCTCGCGGCCCTGCTGGCCGCAGCCTTCCTGATGCTGCTGGTGGAGCCGCCGCTCTTGTTCGACGTTTCCTTCCAGCTCTCCTTCCTGGCTCTCTGGGGAATCATTGTGCTGACGCCGCTGGTCATGGCGCCGTTCGAGCAGCATGTGCACCGGGGAGCCGTCCGCACCGTGGTGCAGCTGCTGGCTGCTTCCACCGCCGCTTCCCTGGCCACGGCGGTGCCGGCACTCATGACCTTTCACCAGGCATCCTTCAGCGGCATCCTGGCTAATCTGCTGATCGTGCCAATCCTGGGCTACGGCGCCACCCTGCTGGGGGCTGCCGCCATCCCCCTGCTGCTCTGGGCACCTTCCCTGGCAACGCCGCTGCTTTTGGCTGGAGGCTGGCTGGTGCGGTTGGCCAACGGCATCGTCGAATGGGCGGCCGCCCTGCCGGTGGCCCGCTCCTTCAACGTGGGCATCGTTGATCTGGCCCTGGTGATCGTGGTGTTGACGACCCTGAGCGTCGCAACCTCCCGGCGGGTGCGGGTCGCGGTGCCGGTTGCCGCCCTGGTCGCAGCGCTGCTGCTGCACCTGTGGCCCGACCCGCCGCCGGACGGGTGGCTGCGGCTCACCTTCCTCTCCGTGGGGCAGGCGGAATCGACCCTGGTGCAGTTGCCGGACGGCCGCACCCTGTTGATCGACGGCGGCGGCTACCTGCACGACACCGGCCGTGATTTCGGCGAACGCTACCTGGTGCCGGCGCTGCATGCGCTCGACATTCGGAAGATCGACTATCTGGTACTCTCCCATCCCCATCCCGATCACCTGGGGGGGCTGCCGGCGGTGGCGGAACAGTTTGGGGTGGGTGAATTCTGGCAGGGACCGTGGGAGGGAAGCGGCGCCGACTACCACCGGCTGCGAACGGCCCTTGCCCGCATTCGCGTGCCGGTACGTACTCTGAGCGCCGGTGACCGTCCTCTGGTCGATGACGGCCTGGAGGTGACGGTCCATTCGCCGTCAGGAACGGGATTGGCGTTGGAAGAGAACGGAGAGGGGGGAAATGAGGACTCCCTGGTGCTGCGGCTCGCCTTCCGCGATTTCAGCGCCCTCTTTACCGGCGATGCCGGACTGCCGGTGGAACGGGAGATGGCCGCCCGCAACCAGCCGTCGCCGGTCACCCTGCTCAAGGTGGGGCACCACGGCAGCCGCAGTGCCAGCGGTGAACCGTTTCTGCAGCGGATCAGTCCGGAGATCGCCGTGATCAGCGTGGGCCGGGGCAACCGTTTCGGCCTGCCCGCACCGGCGGTAACGGGGCGGCTCTTGCGCCACGGGGTGCAGCTCTACCGTACCGACCGGGACGGCACCGTCCGGGTGGAGAGCGACGGCAGCGGGTATCGGGTGGTTACCGGGGTGACGGGGAGGTGA
- a CDS encoding RCKP-type rubredoxin-like domain-containing protein, whose protein sequence is MATWKCACGFSKEGRCKPQKCEKCGEKGKFVKAE, encoded by the coding sequence ATGGCAACCTGGAAATGTGCCTGCGGATTCAGCAAAGAAGGGCGTTGCAAGCCGCAAAAATGCGAAAAGTGCGGAGAGAAGGGGAAGTTTGTCAAGGCTGAATAG
- a CDS encoding GspE/PulE family protein: protein MMPTTGPENSSLKQQLEYRKRLMDKINELHSADNLNTILLHIKDSIADLFNAQRITIYLADAKRNLLISKVLSGAEIKQIVVPISDTSLSGFCALSGTVLNIRSAYDDHELRMINSNLKFDKSWDQKTGFVTRQVLCVPMKFQRTLIGVIQIINKQDDTPFTDTDVTYALELATSLSIAIHNIYRLQVTTKIIRQRSRYNYLLDKNLLDEKTIEKAASHPDTAKFGLDAVLMREFKVPREEMAKALSLFFGTEFVKYEPATPPMEEELLKRVKSDRLLKEWWVPYKVENGVLSIIMDDPTDLGRQDMIKFIYPEYKRISYVGAFRDDIQSFIGLFYNKGASLTAGGSIDELINKLDTTDEPELEQESSKVSEQDSVIVQLVNKIIIDAVQGKVSDIHIEPYPGKEDVIVRMRVDGRCKVYQRIPYKYKYAIPSRIKIMCGLDISERRKPQDGKIDFKKFGPLAVELRVATVPTAGQLEDVVMRVLASGEAALPYDKLGLTERNSKVLLHCVNQPYGLILVVGPTGSGKTTTLHSAISVINTPETKIWTAEDPVEITQRGLRQVQVHPKIGFTFAAALRSFLRADPDVIMVGEMRDQETAEIGVESSLTGHLVFSTLHTNSAPETVTRLLDMELDPFSFSDAILCILAQRLCRRLCDCKQEYRPERQELEEIIMEYGIEDFKRTGIDPVGIRLHKAVGCARCGESGYKGRLGLHELLEGTDQMKSLIKRKSEIEHIRRQAIEDGMTTLKQDGILKCFMGLTDLKEVRKVCIK from the coding sequence ATGATGCCGACAACGGGGCCGGAAAACAGCAGCCTGAAGCAGCAGCTCGAATACCGCAAGCGGCTGATGGACAAGATCAACGAACTGCATTCCGCGGACAACCTCAATACCATTCTGTTGCACATCAAGGACAGCATCGCCGACCTCTTCAACGCTCAGCGCATCACCATCTATCTGGCGGACGCCAAGCGCAACCTGCTCATCTCCAAGGTTCTTTCCGGGGCGGAAATCAAGCAGATCGTGGTGCCGATCTCCGATACCAGCCTTTCCGGCTTCTGCGCTCTCTCCGGCACGGTGCTCAACATCAGGAGCGCCTACGACGATCATGAACTGCGCATGATCAACTCCAATCTCAAGTTCGACAAGTCCTGGGACCAGAAGACCGGCTTCGTCACCCGCCAGGTGCTGTGCGTGCCGATGAAGTTCCAGCGGACGCTGATCGGCGTGATCCAGATCATCAACAAGCAGGACGACACCCCCTTTACCGATACCGACGTCACCTACGCCCTGGAACTGGCCACCTCCCTCTCCATCGCCATTCACAACATCTACCGTCTGCAGGTCACCACCAAGATCATCCGGCAGCGCAGCCGCTACAACTACCTGCTGGACAAGAACCTGTTGGATGAGAAGACCATTGAAAAGGCCGCCAGCCACCCCGATACGGCGAAGTTCGGCCTGGATGCGGTGTTGATGCGGGAGTTCAAGGTGCCCCGGGAGGAGATGGCCAAGGCGCTTTCCCTCTTCTTCGGCACCGAGTTCGTCAAGTACGAGCCGGCGACCCCGCCCATGGAGGAGGAACTGCTGAAAAGGGTCAAATCCGACCGGCTGCTCAAGGAGTGGTGGGTTCCCTACAAGGTGGAGAACGGCGTGCTGTCCATCATCATGGACGATCCCACCGACCTGGGGCGCCAGGACATGATCAAGTTCATCTACCCGGAATACAAACGGATCAGTTACGTGGGGGCTTTTCGGGACGATATCCAGAGCTTCATCGGCCTGTTCTACAACAAAGGGGCCTCCCTTACTGCGGGCGGCAGCATCGACGAACTGATCAACAAGCTGGATACCACCGACGAGCCGGAACTGGAGCAGGAGTCCTCCAAGGTCTCCGAGCAGGACAGCGTCATCGTGCAACTGGTGAACAAGATCATCATCGATGCCGTGCAGGGGAAGGTTTCCGATATCCATATCGAGCCCTATCCCGGCAAGGAGGATGTGATCGTCCGGATGCGGGTGGACGGCCGTTGCAAGGTGTACCAGCGGATTCCTTACAAGTACAAGTACGCCATCCCCTCGCGGATCAAGATCATGTGCGGCCTGGACATCTCCGAGCGGCGCAAGCCCCAGGACGGCAAGATCGACTTCAAGAAGTTCGGCCCCCTGGCGGTGGAACTGCGGGTGGCCACCGTCCCCACCGCCGGCCAGTTGGAGGACGTGGTCATGCGGGTGCTGGCCTCCGGCGAGGCGGCGCTTCCCTACGACAAGCTGGGACTCACCGAACGGAACAGCAAGGTGCTGCTGCACTGCGTCAACCAGCCCTACGGCCTGATCCTGGTGGTGGGACCCACCGGCTCCGGCAAGACCACCACCCTGCACTCGGCCATCTCCGTGATCAACACCCCGGAAACCAAGATCTGGACCGCCGAGGACCCGGTGGAGATCACCCAGCGGGGACTGCGCCAGGTGCAGGTGCATCCCAAGATCGGCTTCACCTTCGCGGCGGCGCTGCGGTCGTTTCTGCGGGCCGACCCGGACGTGATCATGGTGGGAGAGATGCGGGACCAGGAAACCGCCGAGATCGGCGTCGAATCGTCGCTGACCGGTCACCTGGTCTTCTCCACCCTGCACACCAACTCGGCGCCGGAAACCGTCACCCGGCTGCTGGACATGGAGCTTGATCCCTTCTCCTTCTCCGACGCCATCCTCTGCATCCTGGCCCAGCGTCTCTGTCGGCGGCTCTGCGACTGCAAGCAGGAGTACCGGCCCGAACGGCAGGAGCTGGAGGAAATCATCATGGAGTACGGCATCGAGGACTTCAAACGGACCGGCATCGATCCGGTCGGCATCAGGCTGCACAAGGCGGTTGGCTGCGCCAGGTGCGGCGAGTCCGGCTACAAGGGACGGCTCGGCCTCCACGAACTGCTGGAAGGGACCGACCAGATGAAGTCGCTGATCAAGCGCAAGTCTGAAATCGAGCATATCCGCCGTCAGGCCATCGAGGACGGCATGACCACGCTCAAGCAGGACGGCATCCTGAAATGCTTCATGGGGCTCACCGATCTGAAGGAAGTGCGCAAAGTCTGCATCAAGTAG
- a CDS encoding FecR domain-containing protein: MKRFVSALFACLLCILPLAAHGAQVGTITGISGSASWRVKANIPYAPLAKGAAIAEGNWIKTGPNGWVELTLNDKSKFTLANNTEFEITSFLLTKNKREGTFNLAQGKLRASVVKFGGRQSGMTVKSGTAVAGIKGTEFLMLSQGQANVFFGNEGKVAVSGEAKGQQQPLVAGTMTQNTRGITPVEPLKVEAGSPVAAAKELFDKVTAAQPPAEWTDSGQIADIIARWNINYGHYLADSGKYEEALHVFQIALDLTKVPDVRADAHMERGAVYARFLANPELALAAYLLVLEEYPQLPQAETALFSTAQTLLEMGFNEQARQRFEQYLKHYPQGRHAGTSETLLKNLGK, from the coding sequence ATGAAACGATTCGTGTCCGCTCTTTTCGCATGCCTGCTCTGCATCCTGCCGCTGGCGGCCCATGGTGCACAGGTGGGAACGATTACCGGCATTTCCGGAAGCGCCTCCTGGCGGGTGAAAGCCAATATTCCCTACGCTCCCCTGGCAAAGGGGGCAGCCATTGCCGAAGGGAACTGGATCAAGACCGGACCCAACGGCTGGGTTGAGCTGACCCTGAACGACAAGAGCAAATTCACCCTGGCCAACAACACCGAATTCGAGATCACCTCCTTTCTGCTGACCAAAAACAAACGTGAGGGGACTTTCAACTTGGCCCAGGGCAAACTGCGCGCCTCAGTGGTCAAATTCGGCGGCCGCCAGTCCGGCATGACCGTGAAAAGCGGTACGGCAGTGGCCGGGATCAAGGGAACCGAGTTTCTGATGCTTTCCCAGGGCCAGGCCAACGTCTTCTTCGGCAACGAAGGAAAGGTGGCCGTCTCCGGTGAGGCCAAGGGGCAGCAGCAGCCGCTCGTCGCCGGCACCATGACTCAGAATACCCGCGGCATCACCCCGGTGGAACCGCTCAAGGTGGAGGCCGGCAGCCCGGTGGCTGCGGCAAAGGAACTCTTCGACAAGGTGACCGCTGCCCAACCGCCGGCCGAGTGGACCGACTCAGGCCAAATCGCCGACATCATCGCCCGCTGGAACATCAACTACGGTCACTACCTGGCCGACAGCGGCAAGTATGAAGAGGCGCTGCACGTCTTTCAGATCGCCCTTGACCTGACCAAGGTACCGGACGTACGGGCCGATGCCCACATGGAACGGGGTGCCGTCTATGCCCGCTTCCTGGCCAACCCTGAGCTGGCCCTGGCCGCCTACCTGCTGGTGCTGGAGGAGTATCCCCAGCTTCCCCAGGCTGAAACCGCCCTGTTCAGCACCGCCCAGACCCTGTTGGAAATGGGCTTCAACGAGCAGGCCCGGCAACGCTTTGAACAGTACCTGAAACACTATCCCCAGGGTCGCCATGCCGGCACCAGCGAAACCCTGCTGAAAAACCTCGGCAAGTAA